The following is a genomic window from Alkaliphilus sp. B6464.
AATATTTTCAAGCACTACAATAGCACTATCTACCAACATTCCTACAGCTAAGGCCAACCCACCTAATGTCATCATATTTAATGTAATGCCATTAAAATATAATAGTATAAAGGAAGCGATTAAAGATATAGGGATTGAGGTTCCTATAATAAGTGTTGTTCTTATATTTTTCAAGAAAATATATAGAATAACAATAGCAAGCACGGAGCCAATAAGAACATTGTTTACTACAGTATTTATAGAGTCCTTAATCATTGTAGAGCTATCTAACACGACATCGATTTCAACATTAGGATAATCATTCCTAAGATCTTCGATTTCTTTATTAATCAAGTCTGCTACCTGTACTGTATTTTTACCAGATTGCTTTTGTACCGAAATATTAATACTATCTTTTCCATTAGTTCTTGAAATAGCACTAATATCTTTTTGGTTAAGCTTTACTGTAGCTACATCTTGTAGCCTAATGACATCTCCAGTAGCTAGAGTAATAGGCATATTCTTTATTTCATCAAGGCTATTAAATTCCCCTACAACTCTTACGGCTAGTTTCTGTTCTCCCTTGTTTACACTTCCACCAGGAAGATTTATATTGGATGCACTCAATAATTGAGAAAGCTGATTTATACTTAATCCATAAGTAGCTAAACTATTTTGATTAACCGCTACCTCTATTTCATTTACAAATCCACCACCAACACTAACAGAGGCAACTCCATCTAACCTTTCAAGTCTTTGACTAAATGTATCTTCTGCTAAAGATTGTAGCCCGGCTAAATCGCCCTTAGTAGATATGGCAATCTGTATAATAGGCGTAGAGTTTGGATCTATCTTTAAAACCATAGGCTGAGTTGCGCCATCTGGTAAGACGCCCTTTATTAAATCTACTTTCTCTCGAATTTCTAATGCTGCAAAATCCATATCTGTTCCATTGTTAAACTGTGCAATCACAATAGAACTGCCTTCCGATGATATAGAACTTACAGTATCTATATTCCCTACAGTGGCAATAGCCCCTTCAATTTGTTTGGTAATTAGGTTTTCTATTTCCTGTGGTCCTGCCCCTGTATAAGAGGTAGATACTACAGCTACAGGTATTTCTATTTTGGGAAATAAATCTATAGGTAGCCTAGTTAGTGAAATTACTCCCAAAAGTACAACAATCAAAACTACCATAGTTATTGTAACGGGTTTTTTTACAGCTAAACTTGATAAATTCAATGCTACTCACCCCTTACTACTTTCACTTTTGTACCATCCTCTACATAATGTTGTCCTTCTACAATAACTTGTTCTCCTTCTTTAATACCTTCTTTTATTTCCACATAATCTCCTGTATCAAGCCCTATAGTTACTACTCTTTCAACAGCTTTATCACCTTCTACTACATAAACTAAATTTTTACCATCCCTATCTAAAACAGCATTTCTTTTTATAACAGTAGCAGATTCTACTTGGTCTAAATCTAATTTGACTTCTCCATTCATTCCAGGTCTAATATTATTATCTTGGTTATGTATATATACCTTTACAGGGTAGAGCTGACTTCTAGGGTCCGCAGTTGGACTAATATAGCTAATGGTACTTGTAGCTTCTTCACTTAATGCTGCTGGAACATTCACTACAACTTCCTGTCCAAGCTTTAGCTTATTAACCATATTTTCAACCACATTCATTTGTATGTAGACTTTATCCATTTGAGCTATTGTAGCTGCTGGTTGCGCATTAGATGCCATTTGTCCTTCTTTAACAGTTAAATCAGATACTACCCCTCCAATAGGAGCTGTTACCACTGTGTTTGATAAATTACTTTGAACCTGCTCGTAGGATATTTCTGCTTGCCTTAACTGGTTTAAAGCTTGCTCATAGCCTATTTTCGCTTGATCAACTTGACCTTTTATTGCCTCTAGACTTTTATCACTTGCTGCTAACTCGGCCTGCTCCAACTGACTTTTAGATATAGCTCCTTCTTCATAAAGCTTTTTAGTTCTTTCTAGGTTTAGTTGGGCATTTTCTATTTTTTCCTTATTTAATTCATAGTTAACATTTGCGGTTTTAAGACCGTTTTCAGCTTGAGCTACTCCTTTATTAGCAAGTTCTACACCATTTGCCGCCTGCTCAACACTCTTTGAAATATCTTCTTGCTCTATAGTAAACAAAACTGTACCTTTTTCTACTATATCACCCAACTTAACATTAATATTTGTAACTATTCCTGGCACCTTTGGTATAACTGCTATCTCTTCATTTGCAAAGGTCTTACCATTAATCTTTATTTCATTTCCAATATTATTAACAGTAGCTTTCTCTATAGCTACTGGTATGTAGTTTTCTTCTTCCTGAGCCTGACTAGCTTCAGTAGAGCTACCGCAACCCGATATTAACCCTACTACTCCTAATAACATTATAACTAGCAATATACTAGACTTTAATTTTCTACTCACTTTTTTTCCTCCTTTTTCTTATATTACCATATTCTTTCACCATTATATAATAAGATACAATTTACAAGACAGCATAAAGAAAACCTTAAGAAAGTCTTAAGTTTCTTCACCCATCTTAAATCCACCACCTCTACCTCCTGTTGGTATTATTAGTCTTTATTTATGTAAATATACAGAACCGAATAGTCGGTCAATACATTTTATTATAGTATATTCCTTCCATAACATCAATAATATTAATAAATTTAAAAATTTAAAAGAAAATATGACCCATTAGTAGATTTCTACTAATGGGTCATATTTATTCCTTAGTTTATCTCCATATGCCTTAAATACTTAACTTGAGGTTTATCTTCTTCTTAATGCCTCTACAGGTGGTAATGCTGATGCAGAAATAGCCGGATATACACCAAAGAGTAATCCTGCACCTAGTGCAACCGCCGCTGCAATACGAATAGCCTCAAAGCTAATTGCTGTTTGAAAACCGTAGCTAGCAAATATGCCCATGCCCCATATACCTACAGCAATACCAGCAATAACGCCAATAATACTAACGTATAATGCTTCTAATAAAAATTGAGCCAACAGGTCTATTTGCTTAGCCCCTAACGCCCTACGAACGCCAATTTCAGATGTTCTTTCAGTTACCGCCACTAGCATGATGTTCATGATTCCTAATCCACCTACTAATAGAGATACAGCAGCAATTCCTCCTAAAAGTAGTGTCATAATACGATTAGCCTCATCTAGCTCATCTACCAACTGATTTAGGTTTGTAATAGTCATACCCTTTTCTTTTCTAGAAGGCGCCTTATCTTTATCTTTATTTTTATCTGTATCTTCTCCCCCTTGACCATGTGAAACATTCCCCATTGTTGTTACCATAGTTTCCTGGGTGCTAGATCCTTCTGGTGTTGGTGTCGGTGAAGCAGTAGCACGACCTCCACTTAGTTCTTTTTTAAAAATGCGACCTAATTGAATAGTTGCAAGTTCGGCATCTTCAACTGAGTTGGCCTTTCCCCATATTTCTTCTACGGTTCGCTTTTTAGCAATACGTTGAGCCGTTGTATAGGGTATTACTACTTTATCGTCTATATCTTCAGCCTTTCCTTTTCCTTTAGGTTCTAATACACCTAAAATACGATAACTCTGTCCATCTAATGTAATTGTCTGCCCTACAGGACTTCTACCTCCATTAAGTCCCGCTGCTACATTATATCCTAAAACTGCCACATAAGATCTTTGTTCTACATGGAGCGGGCTAAAAAACTCTCCTGCAGCTTGACTATGGTCTCTAATCTTAGGAAAGTCTTGATTAACACCGATAATGTCAACCTCTTTTCTATCTCTCCGCCATCTCATTACAGTATAGGTCTGTACTACTGGTGTAGCTATTTCTAGCCCATTTACTCTTTCTACTAACTCTTGCGCCATTTCAGGTTGAAATTCTAACCCCGCTTCGTGGGCCTTAATAGAGATTACATTGGTTCCTAGACTTTCAAATTGTTCGATAACATTTTGCCTTGCCCCTTCTCCAATCCCCATTAAACTGACAACTGAAGCAACACCAATAGCAACACCTAAAATTGTTAATGCAGATCGGAATGTGTTAGAAAATACGCCATTTAATGCCATTTTAGCTGTAAACCAACACCGAACAAAAAAAGCGTAAATCCAATTTCGTTTTGGTTTCGACATAATTTCACCCCTAATCTTCTGCCGTTTCTTCCTCAGTTGGCTTGTCTGGTATTAAATTATTATTATTTGTTTTATTTTCTTGGCTCGGTAATAAATCTCTGCTACTTCCAGTAATAACAAGATCTCCTTCTTCTAATCCACTTATTACCTCAGCATGTCTGTCATTCATCAGCCCAAGCTCCACATTAACTACTTGTGCTTCACCATTTGCGCCTAATATCTCTACTTTATGTCTATTTTCTTCTTGGAAAATAGCCTCTATTGGAATAATTAATACATCTTCTGCAGTTCCTGCATCGATATAGCCCTTTGCCTGCATTCCGGGTCGTAGCTGTGGTCCACCTTTTACATCAATATAAACGGAGAATTTTGAAAGTCCATCTTGACCTGTACCCCGAGTAGATACTTCCTGAACCTCTCCTTCGTAGGTTTCTCCTGGTATAGCATCTACAGTAACCTTAACTTGTGATCCTTGTGTAACATATAAGACGTCTATATCGTCTATTTCTGTAAACATACTCATAGATGAAGTTGTATATACATGACCTAACCAATCTCCAGGTGTAGTACTCTCTCCTTCTTGTCGATACATAGATGCTACTACACCA
Proteins encoded in this region:
- a CDS encoding efflux RND transporter periplasmic adaptor subunit; this encodes MSRKLKSSILLVIMLLGVVGLISGCGSSTEASQAQEEENYIPVAIEKATVNNIGNEIKINGKTFANEEIAVIPKVPGIVTNINVKLGDIVEKGTVLFTIEQEDISKSVEQAANGVELANKGVAQAENGLKTANVNYELNKEKIENAQLNLERTKKLYEEGAISKSQLEQAELAASDKSLEAIKGQVDQAKIGYEQALNQLRQAEISYEQVQSNLSNTVVTAPIGGVVSDLTVKEGQMASNAQPAATIAQMDKVYIQMNVVENMVNKLKLGQEVVVNVPAALSEEATSTISYISPTADPRSQLYPVKVYIHNQDNNIRPGMNGEVKLDLDQVESATVIKRNAVLDRDGKNLVYVVEGDKAVERVVTIGLDTGDYVEIKEGIKEGEQVIVEGQHYVEDGTKVKVVRGE
- a CDS encoding ABC transporter permease, with the protein product MSKPKRNWIYAFFVRCWFTAKMALNGVFSNTFRSALTILGVAIGVASVVSLMGIGEGARQNVIEQFESLGTNVISIKAHEAGLEFQPEMAQELVERVNGLEIATPVVQTYTVMRWRRDRKEVDIIGVNQDFPKIRDHSQAAGEFFSPLHVEQRSYVAVLGYNVAAGLNGGRSPVGQTITLDGQSYRILGVLEPKGKGKAEDIDDKVVIPYTTAQRIAKKRTVEEIWGKANSVEDAELATIQLGRIFKKELSGGRATASPTPTPEGSSTQETMVTTMGNVSHGQGGEDTDKNKDKDKAPSRKEKGMTITNLNQLVDELDEANRIMTLLLGGIAAVSLLVGGLGIMNIMLVAVTERTSEIGVRRALGAKQIDLLAQFLLEALYVSIIGVIAGIAVGIWGMGIFASYGFQTAISFEAIRIAAAVALGAGLLFGVYPAISASALPPVEALRRR